Genomic DNA from Chitinivorax sp. PXF-14:
GATATTGCCGACGTACAGCGACTTCCAGCTGAGGAAATCGGCAGCATTGAGCTTGTCCACGGCCTGGAAACCGGTCACCGCCAGATTGCCGCGGTAGCCCGCCTCGAATGGCGCGGCCTGCTTGAGCGCGAGCTGGCCGCGTGCGTTGAGCTGGCCGCGCGTCAGCGCGATGTTCAGGTGCTCGGCGAAATAGGGCTGCACGCCGACGATGTCGAGATTCCTGGCATTCAGCGCCAGGTCCGCCGCGAACGGCGCCGGCGTCAGGCTGCCCTTGACGGCCAGCGTGCCGCGCTTGCCCAGCGCCAGCGAGATGTCGACCTTGCCCTGCTCGCCGGGCACCGTGCTGAGCTGTTCGAGCTTCGCGTCGAGCTTGGACACGGCAAGCCTGACCGCTTGCGAGGGCGACTTGTCCTGCCAGTCGATGCCATAGCCGGCGAGCCTGAGCGCAGCCATGCGTACCGCCCACGGCTTGCCTGCAGGCCCCGCTCCTGCTTGCTCCTGCGGCAGGGCGGCGAGCCAGTTGAGGCGGCCCCTCGCGTCGCGGCTGAGGGCAAGCCGGCCATCGTCGCTGGCCAGCTCGGCGAGATCGAGCCTGCGCTCGCGGGTGTCGAGGGCCAGGCCGGCGAGCGTCAATCTGGGGATCGTCAACGCCGGTGATTTCTCACCCTTCAGGCCCAGCTTGAAGTCCGCCAGGCTGGCCTTGACCTCGCTCAGCGTGAAATTGTCCGGCGAAAAGCGGTACTCGCCGGCGAGATCGAGCTGGCCGCCCGTCAGCTGCAAACCAGCCGGCAGATACGGCGCATAAGCCGGCAGCACCGCACCGTCGAGTTCGACCTTGCCTTGCGCGGTGAATGGCGATGCCGTCAGCTCGCCTTCGTGGTGCAGCCGTTCGCCGCGCTCGCTGCGGGCGCTGATGACCAATTTGGCCGGGTGGCTGGCCGGCAGCGCGAGGCCCGCCAGCGTCAGATCGAGATCGTGCAGGGTGGTCTCGAAGCCCTCGCCGGGCACGGCGTCGTTCCAGTGTAATACACCGCCGCGCAGGGCGATTTCACCGAGCGCGAACTGCGTGGCGGCGCGCGCTTCGGCCTTGGCGGGCTCGGTGCTGCCCGCAGCGGGTTTGCCGTCGCCGGCCGGCAGCAACTTAAGCAGGTTCAGCGCGCCATCCTTGCCGCGACGCACATGGAGTTCAGGCGCCTCGAGCGCCAGCCTGGTGAACCGCAACTTGCCGGCCAGCGGTTGCAGCTCGCCGAGCGTCAGCGTGGCGGCTTTCCAGGCCAGCAGCGGCGAGTCGTCCAGCTCGGCCAGGCGCAGCTTGCGCACGCTCACGCTGCCGCCCAGCGTGACCGCCGGCTCGCCCTGCGCCGGCTTGCTGAACGCCACCGTCAGCCGGCTGTCGAGCAGCGCCTGTTGCAGCTTGAAGCCGAGTTTGAGCGGCAGGTAATCGACCCAGCGCGTCAGGTCGAGGCCATCGAGGTCGAGCGCCAGTGTCGAGTCGAGCGTGGTCTTGAATGGCTTGGCGCGGCCCTTGAGATCGAATACCGCGCCATCGATGCGTGCCGCCAGCCCAGGCTCGACGGCGGTGTCGGTGTAGTAAGGCAGGCTCGACACGAACGGCAGCTTGAGCGTCAGCGCCTCGATCCGGTGCGTCTGCTGCTCGGGCTGGTCGATGAAGTCGATGCGGCCATCGAGCAGCTGGATGTTGTTCAGCGAGAAACGCGGCTTCTCGGGCGGGCTCGGCTCCTTGAGAAAGCGCTCGACGATATCCGAGATGTTGTAGCGATTGGCCCCGGTGCGTACCAGCCGCAGCTGTGGATGATCGAGGCGAATCTCGCGCAGCACCGCGCCGCGCTGCCAGATCGATGCCAGTTCGAGGTCGAGCAGCAGCGAATCGAAGCGCAGCAGCGGCAGGCCATCGCTATCGACGATGCTGACGCCCGACAGCGTGGCCTTGAACAGATAGGGGTTGATCGACAGACCGTCGATGCTGACCTTGCGCTGCAGCTTCTCGCCTGCGAGTTGCGCCACGCGGTCCTTCAACAGCGGCGGCAAGGCCAGGCCGGCCGCCCCGAGTACCACCACGATGCCGGCACCGGTAAGCGCCGTGCGTTTGAGCCATTTGTTTTTCATTGTTGAAACCCGATTGATGCGGTTTGGCGTTTTTATCAAGCATAGTCGGTGCGCGCCGCCGAGTCGGCGGCAGGGGCTCGCCCCGACTTACCCGTCAGCGGGTCAGCGTTTCCAGCTCGGAGAGCCAGCGCAAGGCGTGAACCCGGTCGGTGCCGCACATCTCGGCGGCGGGTATCAGGCTCGCGCACACGGCCGGCCGGCGCGGATCGCCGAAAATCCGGCAGCGCTGCGCGTCATCGAGCTGGATGCAGCGCACCCCGGCCGGCTTGCCGTGCGGCATGCCGGGGATGGGGCTGGAGATCGACGGCGCGATGCAGCAGGCACCGCAGCCGGGGCGGCAGGCTGCCGCCGTCACGCTGGCGCCGGGGGTGCTTAGGTTCACGCGCTCAACCTGGCCAGCACGCCACCGTCGCGCCACAGCGGCAGGTAGCGCTCGCGGTAGAGCCAGGCCTCGTCGTCGCCGCCGATGCTGACATGTTCCGGATCGAGCTTGGGCTTGCGCGGCTTGGCCGCCGTGAGCATCGTCCATACCTTGGGCCAGTCCTGCTTTGCAGCCTGCAGCGCTGCTGCGGCCTCGGCATCGCGCCCGAGCTGGGCCAGCGCCAGCACGCGGCCGAAGGCCAGCTCGGCGGAAGCCTCATCCGCATGGGCGGTGCACAGCGCCAGCGCGGCCTCGATCTGCCCGCTCGCGAGGTAGAGCCGGCACAGCACGTAGCGAATGCCCTGGTTGTCGTCCGGGTTCAACGTATTGAGCAGCCATTCGAGCAGCTGCTGCGCCTCGTCGCCGTCTTCGGCTTCCTGCACCAGAAGCCATGCGTAGTTCTGCACGGCACGCAGCGCAGCACGGTTCTCCAGCCAGCCCCATTCGAGCCGGCAGCCCTCGGCCCGGTTCGCCGCGAGCACCGCGCGCAGCAGCGCCACGCCATGGCGATACAGCGGCATCAGCACGTCGGGCAGCCAGTCCTGGTCTTCCTCGACCAGCCAGAAGCCGAGCTGCGCCACGTCGTCGATCACCTCGAAGCTGTTCCAGGCCTCGGGATGGGCGGCGAGCCAGGGCACCCACTGGTCGGCTCGATCGAACGCCAGTTCGTAGTTGTCGGGTGACCAGCGGGCGTCGGGGTCGTCACCGTAGAATGCGCGCAGCCATTGCGCATGCAGCGAGGCCAGTGCCGCATCGGGCTGCAGGCCGCCAGCGTCGCCGTTGGCGACGGTCAGGGCATAGTGGCTCTGCGGCGCAGGCAGCTGGCCGAGCTGTTCGGCCAGCGCATCGTAGGGCGAAGGGCCGGCACCCATTGCGGCACGCACCTCGTCCGCGTGGTCGATCATGTCCTGCAGCATGTCGGCCAGGTCGTCGTAGCCGCCCATGCGGCGGTAGTGGCCGATCCAGTGCTGGCCACGGGCGGCGGCCTCGTCCTTGCGGCCCTCGACGAGCAGCAGCAGGACTTCGAGGCGACCGAGTTCGGGATGATCGGGCAACTCGCGCGTCGCTTGCTCGAATGCCTGCCAGGCGGCGGCAAAGTCGCCGGCGTCGGCGTCGATGGTCGCCTGGCGCTGCCACGCGGCGGCACGCAGCACGCGCTCGGCGGACTGTTTGGCGAGGTCGAGCAGCTGTGCGCGTTTCTTCGGCTTGCCCAGCTCTTGATAGGCGTCCATCAGCAGGTCGAAACCCATTTCGGCACGGTCGTCGAGCTTGATCGCACCGGCAAACAGGGGCTCCAGCACCAGCGTCACGCGCTCGGCCTCACCTGCGTCCAGCAGCTCGCCGGCCGCCGTGGCCAGGCGTTCGACGCCGATCTGCTCGATCGGCAGGCCCTTCAGCTGCGTCTTGGGCAGCACGGCCAATACCTGTCCGAGCAGGTCGCCCAGCGGGCCGAGCTGCTTGTCGAGATCGGCAAACGCGCTGCAGCACTGCTTGAATTTCTTGCCCGAGCCGCAATAACACGGCGCGTTACGTTCCGGCTTGGCCAGCGTGCGCGGGCGATAGCGGTTGTCGGGCAGCGGCGTGGCGTTCCAGATCGCGCGTGCCAGGGCCTGCACCGGGCGCGGGTCGGTGCTGGCATCGACGGTGTCGCCGAGCAGCGGCAGCCAGGCGCGATAGCCATCGGCCACCATCCAGTCGATCAGCGGCTGTGCATCCGCTTGTTTGAGGGCTCGTCTGACGGCCTCTTGCAGCAGGTCATCGAGTTGTTGGCGTTGGGAATCGTCGAGATTGGGCAGGTTCATATGGGCTCGGTATGAAATCAGTCGAAGCGCGAATCGTCACGCGAATCCGTTGGGGCCACGGTCCGGCGCGGGGCGGCCTGGCATGTGCCGCCGCGCCGGCTGGCATCAGTGTTGTGGCGCTGGGCGCTTGCGGTGGAAGGTCAACGGCGC
This window encodes:
- a CDS encoding DUF748 domain-containing protein, whose protein sequence is MKNKWLKRTALTGAGIVVVLGAAGLALPPLLKDRVAQLAGEKLQRKVSIDGLSINPYLFKATLSGVSIVDSDGLPLLRFDSLLLDLELASIWQRGAVLREIRLDHPQLRLVRTGANRYNISDIVERFLKEPSPPEKPRFSLNNIQLLDGRIDFIDQPEQQTHRIEALTLKLPFVSSLPYYTDTAVEPGLAARIDGAVFDLKGRAKPFKTTLDSTLALDLDGLDLTRWVDYLPLKLGFKLQQALLDSRLTVAFSKPAQGEPAVTLGGSVSVRKLRLAELDDSPLLAWKAATLTLGELQPLAGKLRFTRLALEAPELHVRRGKDGALNLLKLLPAGDGKPAAGSTEPAKAEARAATQFALGEIALRGGVLHWNDAVPGEGFETTLHDLDLTLAGLALPASHPAKLVISARSERGERLHHEGELTASPFTAQGKVELDGAVLPAYAPYLPAGLQLTGGQLDLAGEYRFSPDNFTLSEVKASLADFKLGLKGEKSPALTIPRLTLAGLALDTRERRLDLAELASDDGRLALSRDARGRLNWLAALPQEQAGAGPAGKPWAVRMAALRLAGYGIDWQDKSPSQAVRLAVSKLDAKLEQLSTVPGEQGKVDISLALGKRGTLAVKGSLTPAPFAADLALNARNLDIVGVQPYFAEHLNIALTRGQLNARGQLALKQAAPFEAGYRGNLAVTGFQAVDKLNAADFLSWKSLYVGNIRAQSQPLKLDVGEVALSDFFSRLIVNANGRLNLQDIVVHEGGAVSTTEPRAADAAPAEPAAAAATAQATAPVATAKAELPPISVAKVTLAGGNIQFSDYFIKPNYSANLTQIGGTVSGLSSNAATRATLALAGSVDNHAPVEIKGSLNPLAKDLFLDIKGGVKGFEMPTTSPYSGKYVGYAIERGKLTMDVSYHVENGELKAENALFLDQLAFGDKIDSPEAVSLPVKLAVALLTDRKGQINVRLPISGTLNDPQFSVGGIIWQVIKNLFEKAVTSPFSLLGSAFGGGEDMAFVEFQPGLAELSPAARDKLDKLGQAMTDKPAIRMDVAGRVDADNDLVGLRRAKLQEMVRAQKLKARLADGQAADEATLTVSEAEYPVYLKAAYKQESFPKPRNLIGLPKDLPVAEMEKLMLANLSLTAEDLRLLANRRAQLVKDYLLKSARLGEDRVFLIAPHLDGKDKDGSGPASRADFTLRQ
- a CDS encoding YkgJ family cysteine cluster protein encodes the protein MNLSTPGASVTAAACRPGCGACCIAPSISSPIPGMPHGKPAGVRCIQLDDAQRCRIFGDPRRPAVCASLIPAAEMCGTDRVHALRWLSELETLTR
- a CDS encoding YecA family protein, producing the protein MNLPNLDDSQRQQLDDLLQEAVRRALKQADAQPLIDWMVADGYRAWLPLLGDTVDASTDPRPVQALARAIWNATPLPDNRYRPRTLAKPERNAPCYCGSGKKFKQCCSAFADLDKQLGPLGDLLGQVLAVLPKTQLKGLPIEQIGVERLATAAGELLDAGEAERVTLVLEPLFAGAIKLDDRAEMGFDLLMDAYQELGKPKKRAQLLDLAKQSAERVLRAAAWQRQATIDADAGDFAAAWQAFEQATRELPDHPELGRLEVLLLLVEGRKDEAAARGQHWIGHYRRMGGYDDLADMLQDMIDHADEVRAAMGAGPSPYDALAEQLGQLPAPQSHYALTVANGDAGGLQPDAALASLHAQWLRAFYGDDPDARWSPDNYELAFDRADQWVPWLAAHPEAWNSFEVIDDVAQLGFWLVEEDQDWLPDVLMPLYRHGVALLRAVLAANRAEGCRLEWGWLENRAALRAVQNYAWLLVQEAEDGDEAQQLLEWLLNTLNPDDNQGIRYVLCRLYLASGQIEAALALCTAHADEASAELAFGRVLALAQLGRDAEAAAALQAAKQDWPKVWTMLTAAKPRKPKLDPEHVSIGGDDEAWLYRERYLPLWRDGGVLARLSA